Proteins from a single region of Bacillota bacterium:
- a CDS encoding AbrB/MazE/SpoVT family DNA-binding domain-containing protein produces MISATIKVSSKRQITVPSKIAKALKIEPGSQLLLELKGNKVILTPKPTSYTERFSGVLHSIYGDEKEIKEYVQEERTSWER; encoded by the coding sequence GTGATTAGTGCTACGATAAAAGTTTCCAGTAAGAGGCAAATCACCGTCCCTTCAAAGATCGCGAAAGCTCTAAAGATCGAGCCTGGTTCCCAATTGCTCCTAGAATTAAAAGGGAACAAGGTTATACTTACACCAAAGCCCACAAGCTATACAGAAAGGTTCTCGGGCGTACTTCATAGCATTTACGGGGACGAGAAAGAGATAAAGGAGTATGTTCAGGAGGAACGGACCTCGTGGGAGCGGTAG
- a CDS encoding PIN domain-containing protein — translation MGAVDAFRKSLENVKSILIDTNIVIYFLDGTPRYASLVRALFEDAEQGHIRLGISTITELELLVKPIRKSEANAIDEIEFFLDGFPNLEIIPVTREIAWKAAHIRAGINLGVPDAILIATASQMGFDVILGNDKECSRKVKDPPYLYLDGFLEKQA, via the coding sequence GTGGGAGCGGTAGACGCATTCAGAAAAAGTCTTGAGAATGTTAAATCGATATTGATCGATACAAACATAGTCATCTATTTCCTTGATGGTACACCGAGATACGCATCCTTAGTGAGAGCTCTATTTGAGGATGCAGAGCAAGGGCATATACGGCTGGGCATATCTACCATAACAGAGCTGGAACTGTTAGTCAAACCCATTCGTAAGTCTGAGGCAAATGCCATAGATGAAATTGAATTCTTCTTGGATGGATTCCCCAATCTCGAGATTATCCCTGTAACCCGAGAAATCGCATGGAAGGCGGCTCACATACGGGCAGGGATAAATCTTGGAGTCCCTGACGCCATTCTCATTGCTACCGCATCCCAAATGGGATTCGACGTCATTCTTGGAAATGATAAAGAATGCTCCCGAAAAGTAAAAGATCCTCCTTATCTTTATCTTGACGGATTTCTCGAGAAACAAGCCTGA
- a CDS encoding sugar ABC transporter ATP-binding protein yields MGEAGAFLVMSNISKTFPGVKALDDVTFEARKGEVHALVGENGAGKSTLIKILSGAYRPDEGEILLRGKRVEINTPVQAQQLGISVIYQELDLIPYMTIPENIFVGREPARALGFVDWEEMRGKAQALMASFGMDLPLHVPVRRLSAAQQQMVAIAKALSFNADIIIMDEPTASLTQNEIKILFSVIERLKASGVTIIYISHRLEEIFQIADRVTVLRDGRRMGTWPVNEVDVDHIIKSMVGRDLKEKYPRERVPRGEEILRVEGLTHEPYFRDVSFSLYAGEVLGIAGLVGAGRSEIMRSIVGADGKDSGEIYVFGEKVDIKSPFDAIRIGIGLLPEERKLQGLILPLDVRGNISLPILERISKWGFIRRLVEHKSAVDMVERLGIKTPSVEQKVRNLSGGNQQKVVFAKWFLRGCRIFIFDEPTRGIDVGAKLEIYKLMNELVKDGVGIIVISSDLPEILGISDRLLVMHHGRIAGELRHDEATQEKVLNLAFGGAA; encoded by the coding sequence ATGGGTGAAGCAGGGGCCTTTCTTGTAATGAGTAATATCTCCAAGACGTTCCCCGGCGTCAAGGCGCTCGATGATGTAACATTCGAAGCCCGGAAGGGGGAAGTGCATGCCCTTGTAGGAGAAAACGGCGCGGGTAAATCAACTTTGATAAAGATCCTGTCAGGGGCCTACCGCCCCGATGAGGGGGAAATACTCCTCCGGGGTAAAAGGGTTGAGATCAACACGCCCGTGCAGGCTCAGCAGCTCGGGATCAGCGTGATCTACCAGGAGCTTGACCTCATACCCTATATGACAATACCCGAGAATATCTTTGTGGGACGCGAGCCAGCGAGAGCTCTGGGCTTTGTTGATTGGGAAGAGATGAGGGGAAAGGCCCAGGCCTTGATGGCTTCCTTTGGCATGGATTTGCCGTTACATGTCCCCGTGCGAAGGCTGAGCGCGGCTCAGCAGCAGATGGTGGCGATCGCCAAGGCGCTCTCGTTTAATGCGGATATTATAATCATGGATGAGCCGACGGCGAGCCTCACGCAAAACGAGATAAAGATTCTTTTCAGCGTGATTGAGAGGCTGAAGGCGAGTGGCGTCACCATAATATACATATCGCACCGGCTGGAGGAGATATTTCAGATCGCAGATAGGGTCACGGTCTTGCGGGATGGCAGGCGTATGGGGACTTGGCCCGTTAATGAAGTCGATGTCGATCATATCATAAAATCCATGGTCGGCCGGGATCTGAAGGAGAAGTACCCGAGGGAGAGAGTCCCACGGGGCGAGGAGATATTGCGGGTTGAGGGGCTAACTCATGAACCGTATTTCCGGGATGTGAGCTTCTCGCTCTATGCCGGGGAGGTCCTGGGTATTGCGGGGCTTGTGGGCGCCGGGCGCAGCGAGATCATGAGGTCGATCGTCGGTGCCGATGGGAAGGATTCCGGCGAGATTTACGTGTTTGGCGAGAAGGTCGACATAAAATCACCTTTCGACGCAATTCGCATCGGGATCGGTCTCCTCCCCGAGGAAAGGAAGCTCCAGGGTTTAATCCTCCCGCTCGATGTTAGAGGCAATATCTCCCTCCCCATCCTGGAACGCATCTCAAAATGGGGTTTCATTCGCAGGCTCGTCGAGCACAAGTCTGCTGTGGATATGGTTGAGCGTCTCGGGATAAAGACGCCAAGCGTGGAGCAAAAGGTGAGGAACCTATCCGGGGGCAATCAGCAAAAAGTCGTCTTCGCCAAATGGTTCTTAAGGGGTTGCAGGATCTTCATCTTTGATGAGCCGACAAGGGGCATAGATGTCGGGGCTAAATTGGAGATATATAAGCTCATGAATGAGCTTGTAAAGGATGGAGTCGGGATCATCGTCATTTCTTCAGATCTGCCGGAGATCCTCGGCATCAGCGACAGGCTGCTGGTCATGCATCATGGGAGGATCGCGGGCGAGCTCCGGCATGATGAAGCCACCCAGGAAAAGGTGCTTAATTTGGCGTTTGGAGGTGCTGCTTGA
- a CDS encoding LacI family DNA-binding transcriptional regulator has product MPVIKEVAELAKVSPSTVSRVLNGTGQVKQETREAVLKAVERLNYRPNPLAQSLRNKKTRLIAVLLPDITNPFFPEVVRGLEDTAKGYGYNIILGNTDENREKELEYIKALGNRWIDGMIFSSVSGGREVEKRIVELARSLPVVLIDRKLEALSLSSVIVDNFRGAYEATMHLISLGKRRIAFIGGPPDIQIFRDRLNGYLKALEESGIKRDDDIIQNGDLKIGGGCLATIRLLDSPSPPAAIFAANDLMAIGALRIVKKRRLRIPEDVAVIGFDDIPLASQITPGLSTVSQPSHEIGAQAMQLLMRSIKNPRARSKHIVLAPRLIVRKSTDVNAEDELELFLRENGEAN; this is encoded by the coding sequence ATGCCGGTCATCAAGGAAGTTGCCGAGCTAGCAAAGGTATCGCCGAGCACGGTTTCTCGCGTATTAAATGGCACTGGCCAGGTGAAACAGGAGACGCGGGAGGCCGTGTTGAAGGCCGTTGAGCGGCTCAATTATCGCCCGAATCCTCTAGCTCAGAGTCTCCGTAATAAAAAGACCCGGCTGATTGCTGTGTTGCTGCCGGATATAACCAACCCCTTTTTCCCCGAGGTCGTCCGCGGGTTGGAGGATACTGCGAAGGGATACGGCTACAACATCATCCTGGGTAACACCGATGAGAATAGGGAGAAAGAGCTCGAGTATATCAAGGCCCTGGGCAACAGGTGGATAGATGGCATGATTTTCTCCTCGGTGAGCGGGGGTAGGGAGGTGGAGAAGCGCATAGTAGAGCTCGCAAGGTCGCTGCCTGTTGTTTTGATCGACCGGAAACTCGAGGCGCTATCTCTGAGCTCGGTTATCGTAGATAACTTTCGGGGAGCCTATGAGGCGACAATGCACCTGATTTCCCTCGGCAAGCGTCGGATAGCCTTTATCGGAGGACCGCCTGATATACAAATTTTTAGGGATCGCCTGAATGGATATTTAAAGGCGCTGGAGGAGTCAGGCATCAAAAGGGATGACGATATCATCCAAAATGGTGATCTGAAGATAGGGGGCGGGTGCCTTGCCACGATACGGTTGCTGGACTCCCCCAGCCCCCCGGCGGCTATTTTTGCGGCCAATGACCTTATGGCGATAGGTGCGCTCAGGATCGTAAAGAAGCGAAGGCTTCGAATCCCGGAGGATGTCGCGGTAATAGGGTTTGATGATATACCGCTCGCTTCGCAGATCACACCGGGGTTATCCACGGTATCCCAGCCGTCGCATGAGATAGGTGCACAGGCCATGCAGCTGCTGATGCGGTCAATCAAGAACCCCAGGGCCAGGAGCAAGCATATAGTCCTCGCACCAAGGCTTATCGTGAGGAAATCCACGGATGTAAACGCCGAAGACGAATTAGAGCTATTCCTGAGGGAGAATGGGGAGGCGAATTGA
- a CDS encoding 2-hydroxyglutaryl-CoA dehydratase, translating to MIAAGVDIGSLSAKAVLLNVDRGQILGYSIMPTGASSRDVAERVLAEAARRAGVDVGKVGRVVATGYGRIAVPFADRKVTEITCHARGAYHLFPRTRTVIDIGGQDSKVIRIGKDGRVVDFVMNDKCAAGTGRFLEVMARALEVNLEDMGRLSGLARERLAISSMCTVFAESEVISLIAEGRPKEDIIRGLHDAVSERVAGMAERVGLEDSITMTGGVAKNDGVVRSLEERLGVKISRPEEPQIVGALGAALIAADG from the coding sequence GTGATAGCTGCCGGGGTTGACATCGGGTCGCTTTCAGCCAAGGCGGTCCTTTTGAATGTAGATCGTGGGCAGATCCTGGGGTATAGCATCATGCCTACGGGGGCCAGCAGCAGGGATGTCGCGGAGCGAGTGCTGGCTGAGGCCGCCCGCAGGGCGGGGGTGGATGTGGGGAAAGTTGGAAGGGTTGTAGCAACGGGTTATGGCCGGATCGCCGTCCCTTTCGCTGACAGGAAGGTCACCGAGATTACCTGCCACGCCAGGGGGGCATACCATCTATTCCCGCGGACCCGGACGGTCATAGATATAGGGGGCCAGGACAGCAAGGTTATTCGTATCGGCAAGGACGGCAGGGTGGTTGATTTCGTGATGAATGATAAGTGCGCGGCCGGGACAGGGCGATTCCTGGAGGTAATGGCGAGGGCGCTCGAGGTCAACCTGGAGGATATGGGGAGGCTCTCGGGCCTCGCCCGGGAGCGGCTGGCCATCAGCAGCATGTGCACGGTTTTCGCGGAGTCCGAAGTGATTTCACTCATAGCGGAGGGTCGCCCGAAAGAGGATATCATTCGAGGGCTGCACGATGCGGTCTCGGAGCGGGTGGCGGGCATGGCCGAGCGGGTCGGCCTCGAGGATAGTATTACAATGACGGGGGGCGTCGCCAAGAACGATGGCGTGGTCAGGAGCCTCGAGGAGAGGCTTGGCGTCAAGATAAGCAGGCCGGAAGAGCCTCAGATTGTAGGGGCACTGGGAGCGGCGCTTATCGCTGCTGATGGTTAA
- a CDS encoding 2-hydroxyacyl-CoA dehydratase translates to MGEPMAEPGGKRGGRRKCEERWKLPERAFRRAATSALTYEVMRWGLALRRVFGLSRHSLEAASLLAEFGLGQVGMAFGRGRVSGLGRRRPVIWTSAFAPTELLYALDLVPFSPEIASAAIASIGLSGKMLNIAEDHWYARDSCSFHRCAAGAALEGYLPRPDALVAASHLCDGAPKLFGNLARALGAEFYLIDTPWVTGGGAGDARDTRDAGHAGDAEGAEDTEDGGGAFRDALEYYARQLEALAYALAHRFNRRVDMSRFARAIEFSNEARHYAIEVNKLKKRKPCPVLGAEVLGFVAALFWGFGTRDVVRIYKRLYEEVLARAEGRAEARQGWAGKGRIAQGDGDGEGAPERHRLLWMHLKPFYPNGLWRKMEVELGARIVFDEFSRIYWDEMDPERPFESLARKALSHFGYGRIERRIDAALQAVDEYSIDGVIHFSHWGCRQATGGVWAIKEALKARGIPMLVLDGDCVDGRNYSEGQVMTRIEGFLEML, encoded by the coding sequence ATGGGAGAACCAATGGCAGAGCCTGGTGGGAAGCGCGGGGGGCGTAGGAAGTGTGAGGAGCGTTGGAAGCTTCCGGAAAGGGCCTTCCGGCGGGCCGCGACATCCGCGCTTACATATGAGGTTATGAGGTGGGGGCTTGCTTTGCGCAGGGTATTCGGTTTATCTCGCCATTCCCTCGAGGCCGCAAGCCTCCTGGCTGAGTTTGGCCTGGGGCAGGTGGGGATGGCCTTTGGCAGGGGGAGGGTGAGCGGGTTGGGGCGGAGGCGGCCTGTAATCTGGACCAGCGCCTTTGCGCCCACAGAGCTCCTCTACGCCCTGGATCTTGTCCCCTTTTCTCCGGAAATAGCCTCGGCCGCGATTGCTTCCATAGGTCTATCTGGGAAAATGCTCAATATCGCCGAAGACCACTGGTACGCCAGGGACAGCTGCTCCTTTCACCGCTGCGCCGCGGGCGCGGCTCTCGAGGGCTACCTGCCTCGCCCTGATGCACTCGTTGCCGCCTCCCACCTGTGCGACGGGGCCCCAAAGCTTTTTGGTAACCTTGCCCGGGCGCTGGGCGCGGAGTTTTACCTGATAGATACCCCATGGGTGACAGGCGGCGGGGCGGGGGATGCGAGAGATACGAGAGATGCTGGACATGCAGGAGATGCAGAAGGTGCGGAAGATACGGAAGATGGTGGGGGAGCATTCAGGGATGCACTCGAATACTACGCCAGGCAGCTGGAGGCCCTGGCATACGCCCTTGCACATCGCTTCAACCGGCGGGTCGATATGAGCCGCTTCGCGAGGGCTATTGAATTCTCCAACGAGGCCAGGCATTATGCAATTGAAGTCAACAAGCTCAAGAAGCGAAAGCCCTGTCCCGTGTTGGGCGCGGAGGTCTTGGGTTTTGTGGCCGCGCTCTTCTGGGGCTTCGGGACGAGGGATGTGGTCAGGATTTATAAGCGCCTTTATGAAGAGGTCCTGGCGCGGGCCGAGGGGCGGGCTGAGGCGCGGCAGGGGTGGGCCGGGAAGGGGCGTATCGCCCAGGGTGATGGCGATGGTGAAGGCGCGCCGGAGAGGCACCGGCTGCTGTGGATGCATCTCAAGCCATTTTACCCTAACGGGCTGTGGAGGAAGATGGAAGTCGAGCTCGGGGCGCGGATCGTGTTTGATGAGTTCAGTCGCATCTACTGGGATGAGATGGATCCTGAGAGACCATTTGAGAGCCTTGCGCGCAAGGCTTTGTCGCATTTCGGGTATGGCCGGATCGAACGAAGGATCGATGCGGCCCTCCAGGCCGTCGATGAGTATTCGATCGATGGCGTGATTCACTTCTCCCACTGGGGGTGCAGGCAGGCGACCGGCGGTGTCTGGGCCATCAAGGAGGCCCTGAAGGCGCGGGGTATACCAATGCTCGTCCTCGACGGCGATTGCGTGGATGGGAGGAACTACTCGGAAGGGCAGGTAATGACCCGCATAGAAGGCTTCCTGGAGATGCTATAG